A genome region from Tolypothrix sp. PCC 7712 includes the following:
- a CDS encoding DUF389 domain-containing protein has product MVLGNNIRDRFKNFRRQGSQPEQLQKIQTDLLAESTLDASYLTLIVGSCAIATFGLLSNSSAVIIGAMIIAPLMLPIRGLAFGALEGNVILFRKGIIAVVVGTFLAVVMAYSLGMLVPIPSYGSEVLARSEPTLLDLGIAVAAGGISGYAKVEPKISGSVAGTAIAVALMPPICVIGLGLAQGNWSLSIGATLLYLTNLLGITLSCMLTFLVAGYTSFSRARRPLIWTLALTAVLVIPLGVSFARLVRQGQLEMSLRRALLNRTVTFQRLRLINSNTNWLANPPEVRLIVRSQEPVTPRQVKLLENFIEREMGQSFTLIFEVGEVEEVRAEQSQAK; this is encoded by the coding sequence ATGGTCTTGGGTAATAACATTCGAGACCGCTTTAAAAATTTTCGTCGCCAAGGATCTCAACCAGAGCAACTCCAAAAAATCCAAACGGATTTGCTGGCGGAATCAACCTTAGACGCATCCTACCTAACTTTGATTGTGGGTTCCTGTGCGATCGCTACTTTTGGTTTATTGTCCAATAGTAGTGCTGTCATTATTGGTGCGATGATTATTGCGCCTCTGATGCTACCGATTCGGGGATTAGCCTTTGGCGCATTAGAAGGTAATGTAATTCTCTTCCGCAAAGGGATAATAGCCGTCGTGGTGGGTACGTTCTTGGCGGTAGTCATGGCTTACAGCTTGGGAATGCTTGTACCTATACCCAGCTATGGTAGTGAAGTGCTAGCCCGTTCTGAACCCACACTATTAGATTTAGGCATTGCTGTCGCCGCAGGTGGTATCAGTGGCTACGCCAAAGTTGAGCCGAAAATTTCTGGTAGTGTGGCGGGCACTGCGATCGCAGTCGCACTTATGCCCCCTATCTGCGTGATTGGTTTAGGCTTGGCGCAAGGCAACTGGTCACTAAGTATAGGCGCAACCCTGCTTTACCTCACCAACTTATTGGGGATTACTTTATCCTGTATGCTGACATTCTTGGTAGCAGGATATACATCTTTCTCTCGTGCCCGTCGTCCTCTCATTTGGACATTAGCTTTAACCGCAGTCTTGGTCATTCCTCTAGGTGTCAGCTTTGCTCGGCTGGTAAGACAAGGGCAATTGGAAATGAGCTTACGCAGAGCATTATTGAATCGAACTGTTACCTTTCAACGCTTACGCTTAATTAATAGTAATACCAACTGGCTAGCAAATCCGCCAGAAGTGCGTTTAATTGTGCGATCGCAAGAACCCGTCACACCTCGACAAGTGAAGTTATTAGAAAACTTTATCGAGCGCGAAATGGGACAATCCTTTACCCTAATTTTTGAAGTTGGTGAGGTAGAAGAAGTTCGCGCAGAACAAAGTCAAGCAAAATAA
- a CDS encoding cation:proton antiporter, with translation MTLEPAIAEQVITANLKQFLLVLSVSLGVATLPQIFSWFRQIPYTLLLVIVGLGLAFADIRLVNLSPQLILLIFLPPLLFEAAWNLKWSDLKRDLLPICLYAVLGVVISIVGVAIGLNQFAGLSLTTALLIGASLSATDPVSVTAVFRELGVSSRLVTLMEGESLFNDGMAVVAFGFLVALPLGNAELEIQAILLQLLKVIGIGVAVGSLIGFGISYLTQRFDLPLVEQSLTLVSAYGTYLIIEDLGGSGVIGVVTTSLILGNFGSRIGMNPRTRIIVSEFWEFLAFFVNSIVFLLIGDQIHFTSLAANLHIIAITLAAMILMRLIAIYLLSKLSTKLTNSEISLPDQTILWWGGLRGSVSIALALSVPTILPEREEIIATVFGVVLFTLLVQGLTIKPLLQKLNLLGDAPLRDRYLELSARHVALERVLQHLQTDQRPGIDPEFYRYQEALIKGELEDLQAEIDKLQNEYPNLKSFIFEQLRGELFSIEADTYAEFVRSGRLSKELAPMLQEVLQKGD, from the coding sequence ATGACGCTTGAACCAGCAATTGCTGAACAAGTTATTACAGCTAACTTAAAGCAATTTCTTTTAGTACTGTCAGTCTCTTTAGGAGTAGCAACCCTACCGCAAATATTTAGCTGGTTTCGCCAGATACCTTATACCTTGCTACTGGTAATTGTGGGATTGGGTTTGGCATTTGCGGATATTCGCTTAGTCAACCTTTCGCCGCAATTGATTTTATTAATATTTTTACCACCCTTACTATTTGAAGCTGCGTGGAATTTGAAATGGTCTGATTTGAAGCGCGATTTGCTGCCAATTTGCTTATATGCAGTTTTGGGAGTAGTGATTTCTATTGTGGGGGTGGCAATAGGTCTCAATCAATTTGCTGGCTTATCTTTAACTACAGCGTTGCTGATTGGGGCGAGTTTGTCGGCTACCGATCCGGTTTCTGTTACTGCTGTGTTTCGAGAATTGGGAGTAAGCAGCCGACTGGTCACTCTCATGGAAGGCGAAAGCTTATTCAATGATGGTATGGCGGTAGTAGCTTTTGGTTTTTTAGTGGCATTACCTTTAGGAAATGCAGAATTAGAAATCCAAGCAATTTTGTTACAGCTTTTGAAAGTTATTGGTATTGGTGTGGCAGTAGGAAGTCTCATTGGGTTTGGTATTTCCTACCTAACTCAACGCTTCGATTTACCTTTAGTAGAACAATCTTTAACTCTAGTTTCAGCTTACGGAACTTACCTAATTATTGAAGACTTAGGGGGTTCTGGCGTAATTGGGGTAGTAACTACAAGCTTAATTTTAGGTAACTTTGGCTCTCGTATCGGCATGAATCCCCGTACCCGAATTATTGTTTCTGAATTTTGGGAATTTTTAGCTTTTTTTGTTAACTCAATAGTATTTCTATTGATTGGCGACCAAATTCACTTTACAAGTTTGGCAGCAAACCTCCACATCATTGCTATCACACTTGCAGCAATGATTTTGATGCGATTAATTGCGATTTATCTTCTCAGCAAATTAAGTACAAAACTGACTAACTCAGAAATTTCTTTACCTGACCAAACTATCTTGTGGTGGGGAGGATTGCGCGGTTCTGTTTCTATAGCTTTAGCATTGAGTGTACCAACAATATTGCCAGAGCGAGAAGAAATTATCGCTACAGTATTTGGAGTAGTTCTATTTACTTTGTTAGTTCAAGGACTAACGATTAAACCTTTGTTGCAAAAACTCAATCTTTTAGGCGATGCTCCCTTACGCGATCGCTATTTAGAATTATCGGCTCGTCATGTAGCTTTAGAAAGAGTTCTGCAACACCTGCAAACCGATCAGCGTCCAGGTATAGACCCAGAATTTTACCGTTATCAAGAGGCATTAATTAAAGGTGAACTTGAAGATTTACAAGCAGAAATAGACAAATTACAAAATGAATATCCCAACCTAAAAAGCTTTATATTTGAACAGTTGCGCGGAGAACTTTTCTCTATTGAGGCAGACACCTACGCGGAATTTGTGCGTTCTGGTCGCTTAAGTAAAGAACTCGCGCCTATGCTTCAGGAAGTTTTACAAAAGGGAGACTGA
- the dxr gene encoding 1-deoxy-D-xylulose-5-phosphate reductoisomerase: MKAITLVGSTGSIGTQTLDIVSQYPDQFRIVGLAAGSNVEMLAAQIRQFRPQIAAICVEEKLPALQEAIKDLDPQPILLGGEAGVIEVARYGDAETVVTGIVGCAGLLPTIAAIEAGKDIALANKETLIAGGPVVLPLVEKHGVKLLPADSEHSAIFQCLQGVPKGGLRKILLTASGGAFRDWEVEKLAEVTVADALKHPNWSMGRKITVDSATLMNKGLEVIEAHFLFGMDYDQIEIVIHPQSIIHSLIELQDTSVLAQLGWPDMRLPLLYALSWPDRIYTDWERLDLVKAGNLTFREPDHQKYPCMRLAYAAGRAGGSMPAVLNAANEQAVALFLEEKIRFLDIPRCIESVCDRHQNDNCKNPSLDDILAADKWARQEVLAATENLTTQSRVISLR, translated from the coding sequence GTGAAAGCTATTACTCTTGTTGGTTCCACTGGCTCTATTGGTACTCAGACTTTAGATATTGTCTCTCAGTACCCAGATCAGTTTCGGATTGTAGGATTGGCAGCGGGAAGCAATGTAGAAATGTTAGCTGCTCAGATTCGGCAGTTTCGACCGCAGATAGCAGCTATTTGTGTAGAAGAAAAATTGCCAGCGCTACAAGAAGCAATCAAAGACCTCGATCCGCAACCAATTCTTCTAGGTGGCGAAGCTGGGGTTATAGAAGTTGCGCGCTATGGTGATGCCGAAACTGTTGTGACTGGTATTGTTGGTTGTGCAGGTTTGCTACCAACAATTGCGGCGATTGAAGCAGGTAAAGATATTGCCTTAGCAAACAAAGAAACTCTCATTGCTGGTGGGCCTGTAGTTCTGCCTTTAGTAGAAAAGCATGGCGTAAAATTGCTACCTGCTGATTCCGAACATTCCGCAATTTTTCAATGCCTCCAAGGTGTACCTAAAGGCGGTTTAAGAAAAATTTTACTCACTGCTTCTGGTGGTGCTTTCCGAGATTGGGAAGTAGAAAAGTTAGCAGAAGTCACCGTTGCTGATGCCCTCAAACATCCTAACTGGTCTATGGGGCGGAAAATCACAGTCGATTCTGCGACTTTGATGAATAAGGGTTTAGAAGTAATTGAAGCTCATTTTCTCTTTGGCATGGATTATGACCAAATTGAGATTGTTATCCATCCCCAAAGTATTATTCACTCGCTGATTGAACTACAAGATACTTCAGTTTTAGCTCAACTGGGCTGGCCAGATATGCGCTTACCCCTACTGTATGCTTTATCTTGGCCCGATCGCATTTACACAGATTGGGAAAGATTGGATTTGGTAAAAGCAGGAAACTTAACCTTCCGCGAACCAGACCATCAAAAGTATCCTTGTATGCGGCTAGCTTATGCAGCAGGTCGCGCTGGCGGTTCCATGCCGGCTGTGTTAAACGCTGCCAACGAGCAAGCTGTGGCTTTATTTTTAGAAGAAAAAATTCGCTTTTTAGATATTCCCCGTTGTATTGAATCGGTGTGCGATCGCCATCAAAATGATAACTGTAAAAATCCCTCTTTAGATGACATTTTGGCAGCAGATAAGTGGGCAAGGCAAGAAGTTTTAGCAGCAACTGAAAATTTAACAACTCAATCGCGGGTAATTTCTCTGCGATAA
- a CDS encoding mannosyltransferase family protein, which translates to MAKVQIFIAKSLWKNELIFPAAVWVFSRIFIFIAMLLLAPHLSDPTDGTTPNFGWEVVNAWDSVHYRSIVTSGYEFVDDGNQHNLAFFPLFPLSIWLLMKLGLSFELAGTLINNIAFCAALYCVYFWVKQHCGIIAAQWVTAVMAWCPQAMFTGVVYTEGLYLFLSTAALRAFDQQQYRWTALWGALATATRPTGMALIPALAIASWRQRRPAIAYVASLATAIGILSFSLFCLIKFGHPLAFVQAQRGWRPSLGFDGQGWWNMVMEIAIGTSNWQDAWVKNPWHPLLFSIILVSAYPLWRFRKYLIEAKVFYGLYALAGIFFFLVNEQFINNFLNLFTVLGGGFILWRLRKQLTPVTTIYGFCGIGLLLASGGTLSLSRLAYGIVPLSVGVGVLLSRHYRWGYLTLGLFAVLLARLAVGFAKQIWVG; encoded by the coding sequence ATGGCTAAAGTTCAAATATTTATAGCAAAATCTTTATGGAAAAATGAACTCATTTTTCCGGCAGCAGTCTGGGTTTTCAGCCGAATTTTCATCTTCATAGCCATGCTGCTGCTAGCCCCACATTTATCAGATCCAACGGACGGAACGACTCCTAACTTTGGCTGGGAAGTTGTGAATGCGTGGGATAGCGTACATTATCGCTCAATAGTCACGTCTGGCTATGAGTTTGTCGATGATGGCAACCAACATAATCTGGCGTTCTTTCCCCTATTTCCCCTAAGTATCTGGCTGTTAATGAAGCTGGGCTTATCGTTTGAATTAGCAGGAACGCTGATCAATAACATCGCATTTTGCGCCGCCCTGTACTGTGTTTACTTTTGGGTGAAACAGCATTGTGGAATCATCGCCGCGCAGTGGGTGACTGCTGTGATGGCTTGGTGTCCTCAAGCTATGTTTACTGGAGTGGTTTATACAGAGGGGCTGTATTTATTTTTGAGTACTGCGGCTTTGCGGGCTTTTGATCAACAGCAATATCGTTGGACAGCTTTGTGGGGCGCACTAGCCACAGCCACACGGCCAACAGGGATGGCGCTGATTCCAGCATTAGCGATCGCATCTTGGAGACAACGTAGACCTGCGATCGCTTATGTAGCATCTTTGGCTACAGCGATTGGTATCCTGTCATTCAGCCTTTTTTGCCTGATTAAATTTGGTCACCCATTAGCCTTCGTTCAAGCGCAACGCGGCTGGCGACCTTCTCTTGGGTTTGATGGGCAAGGTTGGTGGAATATGGTGATGGAAATTGCCATAGGAACATCCAATTGGCAGGATGCTTGGGTAAAAAATCCTTGGCACCCTCTGTTGTTTAGCATCATACTTGTCAGCGCTTATCCTTTATGGCGCTTCCGCAAATACTTAATTGAGGCTAAGGTATTTTATGGATTGTATGCTTTAGCTGGAATATTTTTCTTTCTGGTTAACGAACAATTCATTAATAATTTCCTGAACCTGTTTACAGTATTGGGTGGTGGCTTCATTTTGTGGCGATTGCGTAAGCAACTCACCCCAGTAACTACAATCTATGGTTTTTGCGGTATAGGTTTACTGTTAGCTTCTGGGGGTACGCTCTCACTCAGCCGTCTTGCTTATGGTATTGTGCCTTTAAGCGTTGGCGTAGGTGTTTTGCTATCTCGGCATTATCGCTGGGGTTATTTAACCTTGGGCTTGTTTGCTGTCTTACTTGCCAGGCTAGCTGTAGGCTTTGCCAAGCAAATTTGGGTAGGGTAA